In one window of Streptomyces sp. FXJ1.172 DNA:
- a CDS encoding eCIS core domain-containing protein, translating into MRARDNSKDPGTDSVRASARASRAAGSRRAEEAPSPALLGLQGTVGNAAVVQMLRAAGRIGEEEAHRHTDDCGHAGTGGPAVQRSAVHDVLRGPGRPLDGATRTDMETRLGADFSDVRIHDGAAARASAAEIGARAYTSGSHVVIGAGGGDKHTLAHELTHVVQQRTGPVAGTDNGAGLKISDPSDRFEREAEANARRAMSGGAAAVQRAALDPAGQSPGGQRPVQRTTESGNRPPINHANPADDWFADDTAPARADGLVLSGHGSWEAASGFFRVPRGTRVHFYTVHGQTVPDDLGGQVEQGAEQRGDVEQGRQAGASRTVVGGRTVQDYMISYPSGLTIRGDPVVATPAGGGYDVEFNPGTPAAAVIHVATLTDPQLAGHSVVFDGDVLLSDILHADMGDVHFAACRFVETGRPGTRNQEDGLFNP; encoded by the coding sequence ATGCGAGCCCGAGACAATTCCAAGGATCCCGGCACCGACAGCGTGCGCGCCTCGGCCCGTGCGTCGCGGGCGGCGGGGAGCCGACGCGCCGAAGAGGCCCCGTCCCCCGCGCTCCTGGGCCTGCAGGGCACCGTCGGCAACGCGGCGGTCGTGCAGATGCTCCGCGCGGCCGGGCGCATCGGGGAAGAGGAAGCGCACCGGCACACCGACGACTGCGGGCACGCCGGGACCGGGGGACCCGCCGTACAGCGTTCCGCGGTGCACGACGTGTTGCGCGGGCCCGGACGGCCGCTCGACGGCGCGACCCGCACCGACATGGAGACACGCCTCGGTGCCGACTTCTCCGACGTGCGCATCCACGACGGCGCCGCCGCCCGGGCCTCCGCCGCGGAGATCGGGGCGCGCGCGTACACCTCGGGCAGCCATGTGGTCATCGGCGCGGGCGGCGGCGACAAGCACACGCTGGCCCACGAACTGACCCATGTGGTCCAGCAGCGCACGGGCCCCGTCGCCGGCACCGACAACGGGGCGGGACTGAAGATCTCCGACCCTTCCGACCGGTTCGAACGCGAGGCGGAGGCCAACGCGAGAAGGGCCATGTCCGGAGGGGCCGCCGCGGTGCAGCGCGCGGCGCTGGACCCTGCCGGCCAGTCGCCGGGCGGGCAGCGGCCGGTCCAGCGCACCACCGAGTCGGGGAACCGGCCACCGATCAACCACGCGAACCCCGCAGACGACTGGTTCGCCGACGACACCGCCCCGGCACGCGCGGACGGGCTCGTGCTGAGCGGCCACGGCAGTTGGGAGGCGGCGTCCGGGTTCTTCCGGGTGCCGAGGGGCACGAGGGTGCACTTCTACACCGTCCACGGCCAGACCGTCCCGGACGACCTGGGCGGACAGGTGGAACAGGGCGCCGAGCAGCGCGGCGATGTGGAGCAGGGCCGGCAGGCCGGAGCCTCGCGCACCGTGGTGGGCGGCCGCACCGTGCAGGACTACATGATCTCCTACCCCTCCGGCCTGACGATCAGGGGCGACCCCGTGGTGGCGACCCCCGCGGGCGGCGGGTACGACGTCGAGTTCAACCCGGGCACCCCTGCCGCCGCGGTCATCCACGTCGCCACGCTCACCGATCCCCAACTCGCCGGGCATTCCGTCGTGTTCGACGGCGACGTGCTGCTGAGTGACATCCTGCACGCGGACATGGGTGACGTGCACTTCGCCGCCTGCCGTTTCGTGGAGACCGGCCGCCCGGGCACGAGGAACCAGGAGGACGGGCTCTTCAATCCGTGA
- a CDS encoding TetR/AcrR family transcriptional regulator: MPQQKDSPRRSDAQRNRERILEVALAELSRCADAPLSAIARKAGVGQGTFYRNFPNRESLVLEIYRHEMHQVADKAARLLETRAPDEALRAWMDRLAEFAMTKAGLADAIRQVTSAPGSPAKPPHTPVTSAAELLLRANEQAGTIRPGVTGDDFLLAIAGLWQLPPHDDWRPRANRLLDLVMDGLRAGAPAGLR; encoded by the coding sequence GTGCCTCAGCAGAAGGACTCACCCAGACGCTCGGACGCGCAGCGCAATCGCGAGCGCATCCTGGAAGTGGCACTGGCCGAACTGTCGCGGTGCGCCGACGCCCCGCTGAGCGCGATCGCCAGGAAGGCGGGGGTGGGGCAGGGTACGTTCTACCGCAACTTCCCCAACCGCGAATCACTCGTCCTCGAGATCTACCGCCATGAGATGCACCAGGTCGCCGACAAGGCGGCCCGTCTGCTCGAGACCCGGGCGCCGGACGAGGCCCTGCGCGCCTGGATGGACCGGCTCGCCGAGTTCGCCATGACCAAGGCCGGACTGGCCGACGCGATCCGGCAGGTCACCAGCGCGCCGGGAAGCCCGGCGAAGCCGCCCCACACGCCGGTGACATCCGCGGCCGAACTCCTGCTCCGCGCCAATGAACAAGCCGGCACCATCCGTCCCGGAGTCACCGGCGACGACTTCCTCCTCGCCATCGCGGGCCTGTGGCAACTCCCTCCGCACGACGACTGGCGCCCCCGCGCCAACCGGCTCCTCGACCTGGTCATGGACGGTCTGCGCGCGGGGGCGCCCGCCGGTCTGCGGTGA
- a CDS encoding (2Fe-2S)-binding protein: protein MALSTSSVITLKINGETYTLPVDHRTTLLDALRERLDLTGTKKGCDQGQCGACTVLLDGRRAVACLQLAVAAEGRDITTIEGVADGERLHPVQQAFLDLDGFQCGYCTPGQICSAIGVIEEHAAGWPSAVTEDVRPEAGPPSLTADEIRERMSGNLCRCGAYVSIVQAVARAAQEQADERGLSTLEDAKEAAV, encoded by the coding sequence ATGGCCTTATCGACGTCCAGTGTCATCACCTTGAAGATCAACGGCGAGACGTACACACTGCCCGTCGACCACCGCACCACCCTGCTCGACGCGCTGCGTGAGCGCCTCGATCTCACCGGCACCAAGAAGGGCTGCGACCAGGGGCAGTGCGGTGCCTGCACGGTCTTGCTGGACGGGCGCAGGGCCGTCGCCTGCCTGCAGCTGGCCGTGGCGGCCGAGGGCCGCGACATCACCACCATCGAAGGCGTGGCCGACGGCGAGCGGTTGCACCCGGTGCAGCAGGCCTTCCTCGATCTGGACGGCTTCCAGTGCGGCTACTGCACGCCGGGGCAGATCTGTTCGGCGATCGGGGTGATCGAGGAACACGCGGCGGGCTGGCCGAGCGCCGTCACCGAAGACGTACGCCCCGAAGCGGGGCCGCCGTCCCTGACCGCCGACGAGATCCGGGAGCGGATGAGCGGCAACCTGTGCCGCTGCGGCGCGTACGTCTCGATCGTGCAGGCCGTGGCCCGGGCGGCGCAGGAGCAGGCCGACGAGCGAGGCCTGAGCACCCTCGAGGATGCCAAGGAGGCGGCGGTATGA
- a CDS encoding FAD binding domain-containing protein, whose protein sequence is MREFGYQRAFDVAGAVALLGADPDTRLLGGGTNLVDLMKSGVERPARLIDIRELPLDGIEPTPEGGLHIGATVTNGDLAAHPEVRRRYPALAQAVLAGASGQLRNMATVGGNLLQRTRCGYFTDVTKPCNKRVPGSGCPAIEGEHHNHAILGASGHCVAVHPSDMAVALSAFDAVVHFRTADGPDQLTLADFYLPVGDTPDRETALPTGALITGVTLPPAPVAAVSRYRKVRERASYAFAIGSLAAALEVRDGVVRDARLAFGAVASRPWRATEAERVLVGAPAGSETYAAAADAELAAARPLPHNGYKVELMRNLVVAVLSELAEESAR, encoded by the coding sequence ATGAGGGAGTTCGGCTATCAGCGGGCCTTCGACGTCGCCGGCGCCGTCGCACTGCTCGGCGCCGATCCGGACACCCGCCTGCTCGGCGGCGGCACCAACCTCGTCGACCTGATGAAGAGCGGCGTCGAGCGGCCCGCCCGGCTCATCGACATCCGCGAACTCCCGCTGGACGGCATCGAGCCGACGCCCGAGGGCGGCCTGCACATCGGCGCCACCGTCACCAACGGCGACCTCGCCGCCCACCCCGAGGTCCGGCGCCGCTACCCGGCGCTCGCGCAGGCGGTGCTGGCAGGCGCCTCCGGGCAGCTGCGCAACATGGCCACGGTCGGCGGGAACCTGCTGCAGCGCACCCGCTGCGGCTACTTCACCGACGTCACCAAGCCCTGCAACAAGCGGGTGCCCGGCAGTGGTTGCCCGGCGATCGAGGGGGAGCACCACAACCACGCGATCCTCGGCGCCTCCGGCCACTGCGTGGCCGTACACCCTTCGGACATGGCCGTCGCCCTGAGCGCGTTCGACGCCGTCGTCCACTTCCGAACGGCCGACGGACCGGACCAGTTGACGCTCGCCGACTTCTACCTGCCCGTCGGTGACACCCCGGATCGCGAGACCGCCCTGCCGACGGGCGCACTGATCACCGGCGTCACGCTGCCTCCCGCCCCCGTCGCCGCCGTCTCCCGCTACCGCAAGGTGCGCGAGCGGGCCTCGTACGCCTTCGCCATCGGCTCGCTCGCCGCCGCGCTCGAGGTCCGTGACGGGGTCGTACGGGACGCGCGCCTGGCCTTCGGCGCCGTCGCCTCCCGGCCCTGGCGGGCCACCGAGGCCGAGCGGGTCCTGGTCGGCGCGCCGGCCGGCAGCGAGACCTACGCCGCCGCGGCCGATGCCGAACTGGCTGCCGCACGGCCACTGCCGCACAACGGATACAAGGTGGAGCTGATGCGCAACCTCGTGGTCGCCGTCCTGTCCGAACTCGCCGAGGAGAGCGCGCGATGA
- a CDS encoding xanthine dehydrogenase family protein molybdopterin-binding subunit: MTTATTAKGAGSVGTAHTRVEGRDKVTGAARYAADIPFTELAHGWLVLSTVARGRIRSLETGPVLAMPGVLTVLHHHNAPHVETDYVGGLGTPPDPTLALFQHDRVPYLGWPVALVVAETPEQAREAAEALVVHYDREPHDVAFAADRPDAYAADGVRPSVERKGDLAAELAASAVVVDAEYTTPEEHHSMMEPHAATARWDGGRLDLVDSNQSTTWVAGELAHLFHLDPAAVRVRSDHVGGGFGSKGVRAHQVAAAMAATVLQRPVRVVLTRRQMFSLAGYRSPTTQRVRLGADADGRLRALEHRALSQTSTVFQFVEPSTSASRVMYDADAHHTANEVVRLDVPTPTFMRAPGEAPGSFALESAIDELAEKCGIDPIELRVRNEPAQGPVSGLPFIGRDLVGCFREGARRFGWAHRDPRPGRRREGRWLLGTGTAAASFPAHAMPSTATVTAEADGTFTVRIAAADVGTGARTALTLVAADALEVPADRVRVHIGDSDFGPAAISGGSMGTRSWAWAIMSAAGELRERLALHADIPPEGITVRSDTTEAIGSRPQREEHSFGAQFAEVAVDAGTGEVRVRRMLGIFSAGRIVNPLTARNQLVGGMVWGVSMALHEEAVRDRATGGLYGADLAGYHVATHADILRIEADWIDGGDDADDPVGIKGIGEIGIVGAAAAVANAVWHATGVRHRSLPIRPDRVLGAAAEAPDA, encoded by the coding sequence ATGACCACCGCGACGACCGCCAAGGGGGCAGGCTCGGTCGGCACCGCGCACACCCGTGTGGAGGGCCGCGACAAGGTCACCGGAGCCGCGCGCTACGCGGCCGACATCCCCTTCACCGAACTCGCCCACGGCTGGCTGGTGTTGTCCACCGTGGCACGCGGCCGCATCCGCTCGCTGGAGACCGGGCCCGTCCTCGCCATGCCGGGCGTGCTCACCGTGCTGCACCACCACAACGCCCCGCACGTCGAGACCGACTACGTCGGCGGCCTGGGCACGCCGCCGGACCCGACCCTCGCCCTCTTCCAGCACGACCGGGTGCCGTACCTGGGCTGGCCGGTGGCGCTGGTCGTCGCCGAGACGCCCGAGCAGGCGAGGGAGGCCGCCGAGGCACTCGTGGTGCACTACGACCGGGAGCCCCACGACGTCGCGTTCGCCGCCGACCGCCCGGACGCGTACGCCGCGGACGGCGTCAGGCCGTCAGTGGAACGCAAGGGAGACCTGGCGGCCGAACTCGCCGCGTCCGCCGTCGTCGTGGACGCCGAGTACACCACGCCCGAAGAACACCACAGCATGATGGAGCCGCACGCGGCGACGGCCCGCTGGGACGGCGGCAGGCTCGACCTCGTCGACTCCAACCAGAGCACCACGTGGGTCGCGGGTGAACTCGCCCACCTGTTCCACCTCGATCCGGCCGCCGTGCGGGTGCGGTCCGACCATGTCGGCGGCGGCTTCGGCAGCAAGGGCGTGCGCGCACACCAGGTGGCCGCCGCGATGGCCGCGACCGTCCTCCAGCGGCCGGTGCGCGTCGTCCTGACGCGCCGTCAGATGTTCTCCCTGGCCGGCTACCGCAGCCCCACCACGCAGCGGGTCAGGCTGGGCGCCGACGCCGATGGACGGCTGCGCGCGCTGGAGCACCGCGCCCTGAGCCAGACCTCGACCGTGTTCCAGTTCGTCGAGCCGAGCACCAGCGCATCACGCGTGATGTACGACGCCGACGCCCACCACACGGCCAACGAGGTGGTGCGGCTCGACGTGCCGACGCCGACCTTCATGCGGGCGCCGGGCGAGGCGCCGGGATCGTTCGCCCTGGAATCGGCGATCGACGAACTCGCCGAGAAGTGCGGCATCGACCCGATCGAGCTGCGTGTACGCAACGAGCCCGCGCAAGGACCCGTCTCCGGGCTGCCCTTCATCGGCCGCGACCTGGTCGGCTGTTTCCGCGAGGGTGCCCGCCGGTTCGGCTGGGCGCACCGCGATCCACGGCCGGGCCGGCGCCGAGAAGGACGCTGGCTGCTCGGCACCGGCACGGCCGCAGCCTCCTTCCCCGCCCACGCCATGCCGTCCACGGCGACCGTGACGGCCGAGGCCGACGGCACCTTCACCGTGCGCATCGCCGCGGCGGACGTCGGAACCGGCGCGCGGACCGCACTCACCCTGGTCGCCGCCGACGCCCTGGAGGTGCCCGCGGACCGCGTCCGCGTGCACATCGGCGACAGCGACTTCGGGCCGGCCGCCATCTCCGGAGGCTCCATGGGCACCCGCTCCTGGGCCTGGGCGATCATGTCCGCGGCCGGCGAGCTGCGCGAGCGACTCGCCCTGCACGCCGACATCCCGCCGGAGGGCATCACGGTGCGCTCGGACACCACCGAGGCCATCGGCTCCCGCCCGCAGCGGGAAGAGCACTCCTTCGGTGCGCAGTTCGCCGAGGTCGCCGTGGACGCCGGCACCGGCGAGGTGCGCGTGCGCCGCATGCTCGGCATCTTCTCGGCCGGCCGCATCGTCAACCCGCTGACCGCCCGCAACCAGCTCGTCGGCGGCATGGTGTGGGGCGTCTCCATGGCCCTGCACGAGGAGGCGGTACGCGACCGGGCCACCGGCGGCCTCTACGGCGCCGACCTCGCGGGCTACCACGTCGCCACCCACGCCGACATCCTGCGCATCGAGGCGGACTGGATCGACGGGGGCGACGACGCGGACGACCCGGTCGGCATCAAGGGCATCGGCGAGATCGGCATCGTCGGTGCCGCGGCGGCCGTCGCCAACGCGGTCTGGCACGCGACCGGCGTGCGCCACCGCAGTCTGCCCATCCGGCCGGACCGGGTCCTCGGTGCGGCTGCGGAGGCGCCGGATGCTTGA
- a CDS encoding XdhC family protein — MLDLAGELRGWIEEGREFAVATVVAVGGSAPRGPGAALAVDSAGTVIGSVSGGCVEGAVYDLCLEALRTGQSVRERFGYSDEDAFAVGLTCGGTIDLLITPVTGQTRTVLASALSAAAGHEPAALALVARGPAELLGRVLLVRPDGTCEGGLGGHPDLDRVAAAEARALLEAGRTGTVDLSASAARGEPRRTESGGGAHCPGGLTLLVESNVPPPRMIVFGAVDFAVALARAGKFLGYHVTVCDARPVFATHDRFPEADEVVVDWPDRYLRRTGTDARTVLCVLTHDAKFDVPLLTAALRMPAAYIGAMGSRRTHEDRARRLRSEGVSERELARLRSPIGLDLGARTPEETALSIAAEIVAVRRGGTGAPLTGSNTPIHRDAAVPGRPAAA; from the coding sequence ATGCTTGACCTGGCCGGGGAGTTGAGGGGCTGGATCGAGGAGGGCCGGGAGTTCGCGGTCGCCACCGTGGTGGCGGTCGGCGGCAGTGCGCCGCGCGGCCCCGGCGCCGCCCTCGCCGTCGACAGCGCGGGCACCGTCATCGGCTCGGTCTCCGGCGGCTGTGTGGAGGGCGCGGTGTACGACCTGTGCCTCGAGGCGCTGCGGACCGGGCAGAGCGTGCGCGAACGGTTCGGCTACAGCGACGAGGACGCCTTCGCCGTGGGTCTGACCTGCGGCGGGACGATCGACTTGCTGATCACGCCCGTCACCGGACAGACGCGGACCGTTCTGGCGTCGGCACTGTCGGCCGCGGCCGGCCACGAGCCGGCGGCGCTGGCCCTGGTCGCCCGGGGTCCGGCCGAACTCCTCGGCCGCGTCCTGCTGGTCCGGCCCGACGGCACCTGCGAGGGCGGTCTGGGCGGTCATCCGGACCTGGACCGGGTGGCGGCCGCCGAGGCGCGGGCCCTGCTGGAGGCGGGCCGCACCGGCACGGTGGATCTCTCGGCGAGCGCCGCGAGAGGGGAGCCGCGCCGGACGGAGTCCGGGGGAGGTGCGCACTGCCCCGGCGGCCTCACCCTGCTGGTCGAGTCGAACGTGCCGCCCCCGCGCATGATCGTCTTCGGTGCCGTCGACTTCGCGGTGGCGCTGGCGCGGGCCGGCAAGTTCCTCGGGTATCACGTGACCGTCTGCGACGCCCGCCCCGTCTTCGCCACGCACGACCGGTTCCCGGAGGCCGACGAGGTGGTCGTCGACTGGCCGGACCGCTATCTGCGGCGCACCGGGACCGACGCCCGCACGGTGCTGTGCGTGCTCACCCACGACGCGAAGTTCGATGTGCCCCTGCTGACGGCTGCCTTGCGGATGCCGGCGGCGTACATCGGCGCGATGGGCTCACGCCGCACCCACGAGGACCGCGCGCGACGGCTGCGGTCGGAAGGGGTGAGCGAGCGGGAGCTGGCCAGGCTGCGCTCGCCGATCGGCCTCGACCTCGGCGCCCGGACGCCGGAGGAGACCGCGTTGTCGATCGCTGCGGAGATCGTCGCCGTCCGGCGGGGCGGGACGGGCGCTCCCCTGACCGGTTCGAACACGCCGATCCACCGCGACGCTGCGGTACCGGGGAGGCCGGCGGCCGCCTGA
- a CDS encoding FAD-dependent oxidoreductase, whose translation MEQTTCCVVGGGPAGMVLALLLARSGIEVTVLEKHGDFLRDFRGDTVHPSTLALLDELGLAERFARLPQRRVRTVQLPVGPGRSMVTVGDLSVLPGPYNYVAMVPQWDLLDLLADEAGREPAFRLRLNTEATAFLVESGRVTGVRYRTADGRTGELRALLTVACDGRGSLARSRPELRPRRFACPMDAWWFRLPRRESDPQGLVGGAGDRFLTAMIDRGDYWQCAGLIPKGTDTRRRAAGLDRFLAEFAAAVPWMADRVHALRSWDEVKLLDVRLDRLRRWHRPGLLCIGDAAHAMSPVFGIGINLAVQDAVAAARYLTEPLRRRTVGLHDVRRVQRRRLPTTVTTQALQRLAHARFVGPVLQGRPPFGSVARARRVGRLLAESRTVRRIPAYFIGYGALRERPPAAAVRHRPRSS comes from the coding sequence ATGGAACAGACCACGTGCTGCGTCGTGGGCGGCGGCCCCGCGGGCATGGTGCTCGCCCTCCTGCTGGCCCGGTCGGGCATCGAGGTGACGGTGCTGGAGAAGCACGGCGACTTCCTGCGTGACTTCCGCGGCGACACCGTCCACCCGTCCACCCTGGCGCTGCTGGACGAACTCGGTCTGGCCGAGCGCTTCGCCCGGCTGCCGCAGCGCCGGGTCCGCACGGTCCAGCTGCCGGTCGGGCCCGGCCGCTCGATGGTCACGGTCGGAGACCTCTCGGTGCTGCCCGGTCCCTACAACTACGTGGCGATGGTGCCCCAGTGGGACCTGCTGGACCTGCTCGCGGACGAGGCCGGCCGCGAGCCGGCCTTCCGGCTGCGGCTGAACACGGAGGCGACCGCCTTCCTGGTCGAGTCCGGACGTGTGACGGGGGTGCGCTACCGCACGGCGGACGGCCGCACCGGAGAGCTGCGCGCCCTGCTCACCGTCGCCTGCGACGGCCGCGGATCACTCGCCCGCTCCCGGCCGGAACTGCGACCGCGCCGCTTCGCCTGCCCGATGGACGCGTGGTGGTTCCGGCTGCCGCGCCGGGAAAGCGACCCCCAAGGGCTCGTCGGCGGCGCCGGTGACCGCTTTCTGACCGCGATGATCGACCGCGGTGACTACTGGCAGTGCGCCGGACTCATCCCCAAGGGCACCGACACCCGGCGCCGGGCCGCCGGCCTCGACCGCTTCCTGGCCGAGTTCGCGGCCGCCGTCCCCTGGATGGCCGACCGTGTGCACGCCCTGCGTTCCTGGGACGAGGTCAAGCTGCTCGACGTACGCCTGGACCGGCTGCGCCGCTGGCACCGCCCCGGCCTGCTGTGCATCGGCGACGCCGCGCATGCCATGTCCCCGGTCTTCGGCATCGGGATCAACCTCGCGGTGCAGGACGCCGTGGCCGCCGCCCGGTACCTCACCGAGCCGCTGCGCCGCAGGACCGTCGGCCTGCACGACGTACGCCGCGTGCAGCGCCGCCGCCTTCCCACCACGGTCACGACACAGGCCCTGCAGCGGCTGGCCCATGCCCGCTTCGTCGGTCCCGTCCTGCAGGGCAGGCCGCCCTTCGGCAGCGTGGCACGGGCCCGCCGCGTGGGGCGCCTGCTGGCCGAGTCCCGGACGGTCCGCCGGATCCCCGCGTACTTCATCGGGTACGGCGCCCTGCGGGAGCGGCCGCCCGCCGCGGCCGTCCGGCATCGGCCGCGGAGTTCATGA
- a CDS encoding cysteine hydrolase family protein yields MAAQALLVMDVQRSVVARLEERAQGYLARIGTLVAAARAARVPLIHVVVRFRDGHPEISPDNKAFAGLLGTDTLTESHPMTAIHPALEPRPEEPVVAKRFFGAFSGTDLDTVLRARGIDTLVLAGLATSGVVLGTLREATERQYRQIVLSDACDDLDLEVHRILLERVFPREADVVTIGDWIKTLPQES; encoded by the coding sequence ATGGCGGCACAGGCGCTGCTGGTCATGGACGTTCAGCGCAGTGTGGTGGCGCGGCTGGAGGAAAGGGCGCAAGGGTATCTCGCCAGGATCGGCACCTTGGTCGCGGCCGCACGGGCGGCGCGCGTCCCGCTGATCCACGTGGTGGTGCGATTCCGGGACGGGCATCCGGAGATCAGCCCGGACAACAAGGCCTTCGCCGGGCTGCTCGGCACGGACACTCTGACCGAGTCCCATCCGATGACCGCGATCCATCCGGCGCTCGAGCCGCGCCCGGAGGAGCCGGTCGTCGCGAAGCGCTTCTTCGGCGCGTTCTCCGGCACCGACCTGGACACGGTGCTGCGGGCCCGCGGCATCGACACCCTCGTGCTGGCCGGGCTCGCCACCAGCGGCGTGGTCCTCGGCACCCTGCGTGAGGCGACCGAGCGCCAGTACCGCCAGATCGTGCTCTCCGACGCCTGCGACGACCTCGATCTCGAGGTTCACCGGATTCTCCTGGAGCGTGTCTTCCCCCGCGAGGCCGACGTGGTGACCATCGGCGACTGGATCAAGACACTCCCCCAGGAGTCATGA